Proteins found in one Brachypodium distachyon strain Bd21 chromosome 5, Brachypodium_distachyon_v3.0, whole genome shotgun sequence genomic segment:
- the LOC100829672 gene encoding uncharacterized protein LOC100829672 isoform X2, giving the protein MSAPSPKRPRLSRPAPAPVARMTIADMVPEILRRLPANDPACLARASLICKPWRRLVSDRLRRYRAFHRTPPMLGFVVNIKRVARFVSTDSSFRPAAPDRAGTNVFDARHGRVLLHTFDTLQADKEIVVWDPVTDEQWRVPPLPVYTPSFNAAVLCAAPGCHHHGCHGGAFRVALVGSDERGFSFASTYSSETGAWSQRIGIEEPAFFDQRPSVLVGNTAYFIAGVKFKIVGYDVATQEISVVWPPAPHQRRSDGILMKAEDGALGFACVQDARLYLWSWKAAGPDGDMAWALSRVIDHKTMLRTRGLRTPSQVVGFAEGAGVIFVKTGNTVYSMDLKSGHVRKVYNWTLKNYDLTVVPYLSFYNPGALQETLRHHEPKQG; this is encoded by the exons ATGAGCGCTCCCTCGCCGAAACGGCCTCGCCTCTCGcggccagcgccggcgccggtggcccGGATGACCATCGCCGACATGGTCCCCGagatcctccgccgcctccctgccAACGACCCTGCGTgcctcgcgcgcgcctcccTCATCTGCAAGCCCTGGCGCCGCCTCGTCTCcgaccgcctccgccgctacCGCGCATTCCACCGAACACCTCCCATGCTCGGCTTCGTCGTCAACATCAAGCGCGTCGCGCGCTTCGTCTCGACCGACTCGTCGTTCCGCCCCGCGGCGCCCGACCGCGCCGGCACCAACGTTTTCGACGCCCGCCACGGCCGCGTGCTCCTCCACACCTTCGACACCCTCCAGGCCGACAAGGAGATCGTCGTCTGGGACCCCGTCACGGACGAGCAGTGGCGCGTTCCCCCCTTGCCGGTGTACACGCCCAGCTTCAACGCGGCTGTCCTCTGCGCCGCGCCCGGCTGCCACCACCACGGCTGCCACGGCGGCGCCTTCCGCGTCGCCTTGGTCGGCTCCGACGAGCGCGGCTTCTCCTTCGCGTCCACCTACTCGTCGGAGACCGGCGCATGGAGCCAGCGGATCGGCATCGAGGAGCCGGCGTTCTTCGACCAGCGGCCCAGCGTCCTCGTGGGGAACACGGCCTACTTCATCGCCGGCGTCAAATTCAAAATCGTCGGCTACGACGTGGCCACACAGGAGATATCGGTCGTCtggccgccggccccgcaCCAGCGCCGCTCCGACGGAATCCTCATGAAAGCGGAGGACGGCGCGCTGGGTTTCGCCTGCGTGCAGGACGCCAGGCTCTACCTGTGGTCGTGGAAGGCTGCCGGTCCCGACGGAGATATGGCATGGGCATTGAGCAGGGTCATCGATCACAAGACGATGCTTCGCACTCGAGGCCTCAGGACACCATCTCAGGTTGTCGGCTTCGCGGAAGGCGCTGGCGTAATTTTCGTCAAGACAGGGAACACGGTGTACTCCATGGACCTCAAGTCTGGCCATGTCCGTAAGGTGTACAACTGGACGCTGAAAAACTATGACCTCACTGTCGTTCCCTACCTGAGCTTCTACAATCCAG GGGCGTTGCAGGAGACGCTGCGTCACCATGAGCCCAAGCAAGGATAA
- the LOC100829672 gene encoding uncharacterized protein LOC100829672 isoform X1, with product MSAPSPKRPRLSRPAPAPVARMTIADMVPEILRRLPANDPACLARASLICKPWRRLVSDRLRRYRAFHRTPPMLGFVVNIKRVARFVSTDSSFRPAAPDRAGTNVFDARHGRVLLHTFDTLQADKEIVVWDPVTDEQWRVPPLPVYTPSFNAAVLCAAPGCHHHGCHGGAFRVALVGSDERGFSFASTYSSETGAWSQRIGIEEPAFFDQRPSVLVGNTAYFIAGVKFKIVGYDVATQEISVVWPPAPHQRRSDGILMKAEDGALGFACVQDARLYLWSWKAAGPDGDMAWALSRVIDHKTMLRTRGLRTPSQVVGFAEGAGVIFVKTGNTVYSMDLKSGHVRKVYNWTLKNYDLTVVPYLSFYNPGAGALQETLRHHEPKQG from the exons ATGAGCGCTCCCTCGCCGAAACGGCCTCGCCTCTCGcggccagcgccggcgccggtggcccGGATGACCATCGCCGACATGGTCCCCGagatcctccgccgcctccctgccAACGACCCTGCGTgcctcgcgcgcgcctcccTCATCTGCAAGCCCTGGCGCCGCCTCGTCTCcgaccgcctccgccgctacCGCGCATTCCACCGAACACCTCCCATGCTCGGCTTCGTCGTCAACATCAAGCGCGTCGCGCGCTTCGTCTCGACCGACTCGTCGTTCCGCCCCGCGGCGCCCGACCGCGCCGGCACCAACGTTTTCGACGCCCGCCACGGCCGCGTGCTCCTCCACACCTTCGACACCCTCCAGGCCGACAAGGAGATCGTCGTCTGGGACCCCGTCACGGACGAGCAGTGGCGCGTTCCCCCCTTGCCGGTGTACACGCCCAGCTTCAACGCGGCTGTCCTCTGCGCCGCGCCCGGCTGCCACCACCACGGCTGCCACGGCGGCGCCTTCCGCGTCGCCTTGGTCGGCTCCGACGAGCGCGGCTTCTCCTTCGCGTCCACCTACTCGTCGGAGACCGGCGCATGGAGCCAGCGGATCGGCATCGAGGAGCCGGCGTTCTTCGACCAGCGGCCCAGCGTCCTCGTGGGGAACACGGCCTACTTCATCGCCGGCGTCAAATTCAAAATCGTCGGCTACGACGTGGCCACACAGGAGATATCGGTCGTCtggccgccggccccgcaCCAGCGCCGCTCCGACGGAATCCTCATGAAAGCGGAGGACGGCGCGCTGGGTTTCGCCTGCGTGCAGGACGCCAGGCTCTACCTGTGGTCGTGGAAGGCTGCCGGTCCCGACGGAGATATGGCATGGGCATTGAGCAGGGTCATCGATCACAAGACGATGCTTCGCACTCGAGGCCTCAGGACACCATCTCAGGTTGTCGGCTTCGCGGAAGGCGCTGGCGTAATTTTCGTCAAGACAGGGAACACGGTGTACTCCATGGACCTCAAGTCTGGCCATGTCCGTAAGGTGTACAACTGGACGCTGAAAAACTATGACCTCACTGTCGTTCCCTACCTGAGCTTCTACAATCCAG GTGCAGGGGCGTTGCAGGAGACGCTGCGTCACCATGAGCCCAAGCAAGGATAA
- the LOC100834992 gene encoding uncharacterized protein LOC100834992, producing MGPSTLLLVVVAMAAAMGGCFAQMPIPARTDGFAYGKATAWGEAVVVEAYFDPVCPDSRDAWPPLQKAVQHYGAQRVSVVVHLFPLPYHSNAFIACRSIHTVNKLNASAVYPLLEKFFKYQEAYYNQPTYTKSRETVVAEITNNLVAPVIGEANLAAYKAGFNDSMSDQSTRISFKYGCARGVTGTPYFFVNGIPLGDSGSPVDYDKWISTLDPLVGKM from the exons ATGGGGCCGTCgacgctgctgctggtggtggtggcgatggcggcggcgatgggcgGGTGCTTTGCGCAGATGCCGATCCCGGCGAGGACGGACGGGTTCGCGTACGggaaggcgacggcgtggggggaggcggtggtggtggaggccTACTTCGACCCGGTGTGCCCCGACAGCCGCGACGCCTGGCCGCCGCTGCAGAAGGCCGTCCAGCACTACGGCGCCCAGCGGGTCTCCGTCGTCGTGCACCTCTTCCCGCTGCC TTACCACAGCAACGCCTTCATTGCTTGCCGGTCAATACACACAGTCAACAAGCTAAATGCGTCAGCCGTGTATCCCCTGCTCGAGAAATTCTTCAAATACCAG GAGGCTTACTACAACCAACCGACATACACAAAATCAAGAGAGACGGTGGTCGCCGAAATAACGAACAACCTTGTCGCTCCGGTCATCGGTGAAGCCAATTTGGCAGCGTACAAAGCAGGTTTCAACGATTCAATGTCAGATCAGTCCACAAGGATTTCCTTCAAG TATGGCTGTGCACGCGGTGTGACTGGGACGCCCTACTTCTTTGTCAATGGTATACCGCTAGGCGACTCCGGTTCTCCAGTGGACTACGACAAGTGGATATCCACCCTTGATCCGCTAGTTGGCAAGATGTAG
- the LOC100833239 gene encoding glucose-6-phosphate 1-dehydrogenase 2, chloroplastic, with protein sequence MALSCMRCPAAGPAAAAVARRGAGLPPPPSSLALSFARYSGRRSTAAAGWRIEAVAGKGVKDPMDTSVENAVTPAAPSKVENGTPSAITLEEFEDLSALSKSDESSVSITVVGASGDLAKKKIFPALFALYYEDCLPKHFSIFGYARSKMTDAELRDMVSKTLTCRIDKRENCSEKMEEFLKRCFYHSGQYDSEEDFAELGKKLKQHEGSKVSNRLFYLSIPPNIFLDVVKCASKSASSVNGWTRVIVEKPFGRDSESSAALTRGLKQYLVEDQIFRIDHYLGKELVENLSVLRFSNLVFEPLWSRQYIRNVQLIFSEDFGTEGRGGYFDSYGIIRDIMQNHLLQILALFAMETPISLEAEDIRNEKVKVLRSMKPLQLEDVVIGQYKGHTKGGTTYPGYTDDKTVPKDSLAPTFAAAALFINNARWDGVPFLMKAGKALHTKRAEIRVQFRHVPGNLYKGCFGTDLDRATNELVIRVQPDEAIYLKINNKIPGLGMRLDRSNLNLHYAARYSKEIPDAYERLLLDAIEGERRLFIRSDELDAAWELFTPLLKELEQKRTAPELYPYGSRGPVGAHYLAAKYNVRWGDLSSEHYKA encoded by the exons ATGGCGCTCTCCTGCATGAGATGCCCAGCGgcaggccccgccgccgccgccgtcgcccgccgcgGGGCGGGcttgcctccgccgccgtcttccctcGCGCTCTCCTTCGCCAGGTACAGCGGCCGGAGatcgaccgccgccgctgggtGGCGCATCGAAGCCGTCGCCGGGAAGGGAG TGAAAGATCCCATGGATACTAGTGTGGAGAACGCTGTCACACCTGCTGCCCCGTCAAAGGTGGAAAATGGCACTCCTTCAGCAATCACTCTGGAGGAATTTGAAGACTTGAGCGCTCTATCCAAAAGTGATGAATCTTCTGTTAGCATCACTGTAGTTGGAGCATCTGGTGACCTTGCGAAGAAAAAGATTTTTCCTGCCCTATTTGCTCTTTATTATGAAGATTGTCTTCCAAAG CATTTCTCCATCTTTGGCTATGCACGGAGCAAAATGACAGATGCTGAACTGAGAGACATGGTCAGCAAAACATTAACGTGCAGAATAGATAAAAG GGAAAACTGTAGTGAGAAAATGGAAGAGTTCCTGAAACGATGCTTCTACCATTCCGGCCAATATGATTCAGAAGAAGATTTCGCAGAGCTAGGCAAGAAGCTTAAACAACATGAG GGTTCCAAAGTTTCTAACCGTCTTTTCTACTTGTCAATACCTCCAAATATATTCCTGGATGTCGTAAAATGTGCAAGCAAATCAGCATCATCTGTGAATGGCTGGACAAGGGTAATTGTTGAAAAACCCTTTGGCCGGGATTCTGAATCTTCTGCTGCACTAACGAGAGGTCTGAAGCAGTACCTGGTAGAGGACCAAATATTCAG GATTGACCATTACTTGGGAAAGGAGCTAGTGGAGAACTTATCTGTTCTTCGGTTCTCAAATCTTGTTTTTGAGCCTTTGTGGTCAAGACAGTATATAAGGAATGTGCAACTTATATTCTCAGAAGACTTTGGCACTGAAGGGCGAGGAGG GTACTTTGATAGCTATGGTATTATCCGAGATATTATGCagaatcatcttcttcagatACTAGCCCTATTTGCAATGGAAACTCCTATTAGCTTGGAAGCAGAGGACATACGAAATGAAAAG GTTAAAGTCTTGCGCTCCATGAAGCCCTTGCAACTGGAAGATGTGGTAATAGGACAGTATAAAGGTCATACAAAGGGTGGTACCACATACCCTGGGTACACTGATGATAAGACGGTTCCCAAGGATAGTCTGGCTCCAACATTTGCTGCGGCTGCACTCTTTATAAATAATGCGAGATGGGATGGAGTTCCCTTTCTCATGAAGGCTGGGAAAGCTTTGCATACTAAACG GGCTGAGATTAGAGTACAGTTCCGACATGTTCCTGGAAATCTCTACAAGGGGTGTTTTGGAACCGATCTTGACAGGGCAACAAATGAGCTTGTGATACGTGTGCAACCTGATGAAGCTATTTATCTAAAGATTAACAACAAGATTCCTGGTCTCGGTATGAGACTAGATAGAAGTAACTTGAATCTTCACTATGCAGCAAG GTACTCGAAGGAGATACCAGATGCTTATGAGAGGCTCTTGCTTGATGCCATAGAAGGAGAGCGAAGACTTTTCATCCGCTCTGATGAGTTGGATGCCGCATGGGAGCTCTTCACACCCCTTCTAAAAGAATTGGAACAAAAGCGAACTGCCCCTGAGTTATACCCTTACGGAAGCAGAGGACCTGTAGGCGCACACTACCTTGCAGCAAAGTATAACGTCAGATGGGGTGACTTGAGCTCAGAGCACTACAAGGCATGA